The Vibrio tubiashii ATCC 19109 genome has a segment encoding these proteins:
- a CDS encoding Gfo/Idh/MocA family protein: protein MKKFALIGTAGYIAPRHLNAIKDTGNQLVVAMDVNDSVGIMDMHFPESEFFTEFEDFSAFVEDEAIAGNKLDYVSICSPNYLHVSQMKFALKNGIDVICEKPLVLNSSDIDVLKKYEDKYNAKVNSILQLRLHPSIIALRDKVKNAPIDKIFDVELTYMTSRGKWYLKSWKGVNEKSGGVATNVGVHFFDMLHFIFGDIKENEVHYKDEQTVAGYLEYDRARVKWFLSIDANHLPENAVQGEKKTYRSIIIGDEELEFSGGFTDLHTQSYQNILNGNGYGLNENRAAIETVEKIRDQEVVSNPSLHHPILRNLIK, encoded by the coding sequence ATGAAAAAATTTGCCCTTATTGGCACTGCTGGTTATATCGCCCCTCGTCATTTGAATGCGATTAAAGATACAGGAAACCAGCTCGTTGTCGCAATGGATGTCAATGATTCTGTTGGAATTATGGATATGCACTTTCCTGAGTCTGAGTTTTTTACTGAGTTCGAAGATTTCTCGGCATTTGTAGAAGATGAGGCTATTGCCGGAAATAAGTTAGATTATGTATCTATTTGCTCACCGAACTATCTTCATGTATCACAAATGAAGTTTGCTCTGAAAAACGGCATAGATGTAATTTGTGAGAAACCATTAGTTTTGAATTCGTCCGATATTGACGTGTTAAAAAAATATGAAGATAAATACAACGCGAAAGTTAACAGCATTTTGCAATTGCGTTTACATCCATCAATAATTGCTCTTCGTGATAAAGTTAAAAATGCACCGATAGATAAAATATTTGATGTCGAACTAACTTATATGACATCTCGCGGTAAATGGTATTTAAAATCATGGAAAGGTGTTAATGAGAAATCTGGTGGCGTTGCAACTAACGTAGGAGTGCATTTCTTTGATATGTTACATTTTATTTTTGGAGATATTAAAGAAAATGAAGTTCACTACAAAGATGAACAAACAGTTGCTGGGTATCTAGAATACGATCGCGCACGTGTTAAGTGGTTCTTATCAATTGACGCAAATCACTTGCCTGAAAATGCTGTTCAAGGAGAAAAGAAAACTTACCGCAGTATTATTATTGGTGATGAAGAGCTTGAGTTCTCAGGCGGTTTTACTGATCTTCATACCCAAAGCTACCAAAACATACTAAATGGTAATGGCTATGGTTTAAACGAAAACCGAGCGGCAATTGAAACTGTTGAAAAAATACGTGACCAAGAGGTTGTTAGCAATCCGAGCCTACATCATCCAATATTGAGAAACTTGATAAAGTAA
- a CDS encoding WbqC family protein codes for MKKVAIIQSNYIPWEGYFDLIASEDEFILYDGMQYTKRDWRNRNKMSLMRSCYEYFVLILFSYSKLSVYLTCFRTIVRTKEYNLNRFYVGIMLLCFLCGIFLNGSAFRIW; via the coding sequence ATGAAAAAAGTCGCAATAATACAATCTAACTATATTCCTTGGGAAGGTTACTTTGATTTAATTGCTTCTGAGGATGAGTTTATCCTTTACGATGGTATGCAATATACTAAAAGAGATTGGCGAAATAGAAACAAAATGTCACTGATGCGAAGCTGTTATGAGTACTTCGTTCTAATCTTATTTTCGTATTCGAAATTAAGTGTATATTTAACTTGTTTTAGAACCATAGTTAGGACGAAGGAATATAATTTAAATAGATTTTATGTCGGTATTATGTTGCTCTGTTTTTTGTGTGGAATATTTTTGAATGGCAGTGCTTTTAGAATTTGGTGA
- the tviB gene encoding Vi polysaccharide biosynthesis UDP-N-acetylglucosamine C-6 dehydrogenase TviB: protein MKFKNNKIAIIGQGYVGLPLAVEFGKVYQTIGFDINQGRIEELSSGLDSTLECSSEELAEATLLSYTSQLSDLVDCNIYIVTVPTPITEDKVPDLTPLQKASSALGTIISKGDIVIFESTVYPGATEEVCLPIIEKKSGLKYNQDFYAGYSPERINPGDKENRLTTIVKITSGSTPEVADFVDGLYSSIVSAGTHKAPSIKVAEAAKVIENTQRDLNIAIINEFAKIFNKLHIDTGDVLKAAGTKWNFLPFKPGLVGGHCISVDPYYLTHKAQEVGYRPEVILAGRRINDGMGEYIATQLVKKLASKRIHIDEAKILVLGFTFKGDCPDVRNTKIIDIVRELKDFNVSVDVYDSWASSKEVRDEYGIELIDSLEQGKYDAVVLAVDHSEFKVMGEEKLRSFGKEAHILYDVKHVLAADESDIRL from the coding sequence ATGAAATTTAAAAATAATAAAATTGCAATTATAGGTCAAGGTTATGTTGGCCTTCCTTTAGCTGTTGAATTTGGTAAAGTATATCAAACAATCGGATTTGACATTAACCAGGGACGCATCGAAGAACTTTCGTCGGGCCTTGACTCTACGTTAGAATGTTCGTCGGAAGAATTAGCTGAAGCCACACTTTTATCTTACACAAGCCAATTGTCAGATCTTGTTGACTGTAACATCTATATAGTGACTGTTCCGACCCCGATTACTGAAGACAAGGTGCCTGATTTGACACCACTTCAAAAAGCTTCTTCAGCTCTAGGGACCATTATAAGCAAAGGGGACATTGTTATCTTTGAATCCACGGTATACCCAGGGGCAACTGAAGAGGTTTGTTTACCTATTATAGAAAAGAAATCGGGTTTGAAGTATAACCAAGATTTTTATGCAGGTTATAGCCCAGAGCGTATTAACCCAGGGGACAAGGAAAATAGGCTAACTACAATTGTTAAGATAACTTCGGGGTCAACACCTGAAGTTGCTGATTTCGTAGATGGGTTATATTCATCGATAGTTTCAGCAGGTACGCATAAAGCACCGTCGATCAAAGTCGCAGAAGCCGCTAAAGTGATTGAAAATACCCAGAGAGATTTGAATATAGCGATCATTAACGAGTTCGCTAAAATATTCAATAAGTTGCACATTGATACGGGTGATGTACTTAAGGCTGCTGGCACAAAATGGAACTTTCTTCCTTTTAAGCCTGGTCTAGTAGGTGGGCACTGTATCAGTGTTGATCCTTATTATTTGACTCATAAAGCACAAGAGGTTGGATATAGGCCTGAAGTGATACTGGCTGGACGTCGTATTAATGATGGAATGGGTGAGTATATCGCGACACAACTTGTGAAAAAATTAGCTAGTAAGCGCATACATATTGACGAAGCCAAAATATTGGTTCTGGGTTTCACTTTTAAGGGCGATTGTCCAGATGTACGCAATACAAAAATCATTGACATTGTTAGAGAGCTCAAAGACTTTAACGTGTCTGTTGACGTTTATGACAGTTGGGCATCTTCAAAAGAAGTACGTGATGAATATGGAATAGAGTTGATTGATAGTTTAGAGCAAGGCAAATATGATGCTGTAGTTTTAGCTGTAGATCACAGTGAATTTAAAGTTATGGGTGAGGAAAAACTAAGATCTTTTGGTAAAGAAGCACATATATTATACGATGTGAAGCATGTGCTTGCAGCTGATGAATCAGATATTCGATTATAA